The genomic DNA GCCGTTCGTCGACAAGGCTGTTCAGCTCAGGACGAATGTTCGGCGGCTCATCGACGTCGGCCATAGGCAACTTGCACCGACGCAATCTCTCACGCAAGAAAGAGAACTCGCGGCAGTCAAGGCCAGACTGAAATCGAAGTATCCCGACCTCAAGTAGTGCCGTACTGGGCGGCACCTCCGCGGCGCGCGTCTCCCGCTGCGCGGCTTCGGCGAGATCAGGCGTTCGACTGGTTCGAGGCGCGATCCGACGACTCAGTCGCTCCAGTGGGCTGATTCTTTGCGGCGGTGCTCGGATTCTTGCCTGACACAACCATTTTCGATCGTTTCGAGAACAAACCTCGCGTTGGGCGTAGTCGATCTTCTGCGAGGTCGACGAGTTCGGCGATCAGGTCGTCCATCTGATTCGACGTCGTGGTCAACAACCGAAGGAACTCGCCGAAGCCTTGCCGATTCGCTGTGAGGACCTTGTTCGCGTAGGTCCTCAGGTTCGAGAACACAAGGTATGTCTCGAGCATCTTCTCCCGGCATGGCGTGTCGACGATGGTCAGGCGGCCGATCGAGAATTTCTCGTCCATGCTCAGCAACGCCGCGACGAAATTGTTAATGCTCTGAGCAGCGGCGTCGTCGGATGTCTGGCGCCCGGTTAGGCCCAGGTGTTCCATTGCGTCTGTGAGGCAAACCTTGAGCGTGTTCGACGCCGCGATGATCTCTCCGATCGCCGCCCGCTGTGGCGTCCGATAGCCGTCGCGGTTCCGCCGGTACTCGCGAGCGAACGTGAACAGCTGTGTTACGCCAGCACCAACGAGGCCGCCGATGATGACCGGCCACAATGATGTGTCGCTGCCTTGAGTGGTCGTCTCTGCAGCCTGCGCCGCGAGCTCGAAGATCACTTACGAGGCCAGTCCGGAGATGGCTCCTGCTCAGGTCCCCACCACGGCGGACGGATGAGCCCGACCTCGACGTCGTCGTCGAAATTCAACACCCTTTCGGCATCGACGCCATGAAACGCGACAGTCATGACCTCGAACGAGACGACTCGTGATGGACCGTCTTCCGTTTCGGCCGGCAGCTCTTCCTGCCAAAACTTCTCAGACCTGGTGGCAACGTTGCGCCATGGGCTCGACGGAGCCTGTGACTCGCGAAGCATGTAGGTCTGGCCCTGGATGCTGTCGAGGTCCCTGACCTTGCACCATCGGATCCAGTCAGGCTCGGTGGGTGCTGACTCCTCCTCAGTCATGGCTGTCGGACCTCCATCCAGTCGTTCGGGTTGAACGGCGCTGGGACCAGTCGGCATACGTGACGGTCGTGATCTCGGGCATGAACCTTCCGCCAACATCCGTGTTGTTGGGCTGCAGTGTCGTTTTCGGGGCCGCGGTGACAAGACGCCAATCGTCTTCGGCGTTGTCAACGCTTCGGAGCAGGTTGCCACCCGAAGTTTCCAACTGGTACAGCTCGCCAGCGTGCACGCGGATCACGTCAGATGCCACCGAACGTTCCTCTCGGGTCGCCGTTGGCGACTTGCGCGTTCTGGACGTCGGCCCGGGCCCGCGTCTCGTCGATGCGTCGCCGCTCCGCGATCACGCCGTCGACCGTCGCTCGCCAACCGTCACGAGCGAACCACGTCACGCCGACCAACGCGTCAGACGTTGAGTCGTCATATTTGCCCCTCTCCCCGCAGACATTGTGGCGTGCACTGGGTCGCTGCGGGGCAGATTCCCCCGCAGCGACCCAGTACGACGTCGGTTCCTAGAGCAGCCCGAGCCGCCGGCGGCTGGTGGGCGTCATCGACGATGTCGAGGGCACTCGCGGGACACCGGCGCTCGGAGGCCGCAGAAGTTCGATGGCCTTCTCGACGTCGTCCTCGGTTGCCCGCCATTGACGGCCCGCCTTGTTCCCGGGCAGGTGGGGTTTCGCCTCACCGCGGAGCCGCTTGGTAAGCCACTGGATTTTGTGGTCCTTGACAGAGTCCGCAGTGCCGTCGGGCCCGGGTCCGAGTAGCGCAGCGGCGTACTCCTTGAGGCTGATCGTTTGAACTGTCATGACTGGCCATCCTGACGGTCGACCCCTCTTCCTGCTGCATACCGCATCACTCGACCAGCCCGTAGTCGCGATGTTCGGCGTAATCGCGATGTCGCGGGTCGGCGGAGTCGCGAAGGATTGCGTGGACGGTGGCGCATCCGCACAGGGAGCAGTCGAGCGTGCCTGTCATTCTCCAGTACCGACCGGGCTGTCGGTCGTCCGTCTCCGAGTGGCCGCAGGGTCGTCGTAGCGGAAGGTGCGCTTGTAGGAGATAGTTCTGAGGTGGCCGCAAATGCAGCACAGGGCCCGATTCTCGGTCTTGTAGCGCGGGTTGTACGCCTTCATGCGGGCTTCGTGGTATCGCTCGCTCCTACGGCGGCTCCGGACTGCTCTGCATGGTTCGCCGGCTGTCGCGGTGCAGGTAGGGCAGGGTACGGCCACTTGAACTCTGGTGTTGCGCTGGTTTTGCGCATAAAAGTACGCTCCTCGTGATTTGAGAGGGTCCCCGCTGGTTACGGGGGCGAGAGTTCTTCCAGAGGGCGGTTCCCCGGCAAGGGAGCCGCCTTCGTCATTCGAGGGCTAGCGGCAACCGCCCTCGAACGCGCAGACGAGAGAAGCCATCGGAGACATCCCGGTGGCTTCGTTTGTGCGCTGTTGGTCCGCGTGGGTGGCTCGAATCCGCCTTCTGCGTCATTTGGTGGTGTCACTCCCTTTGGTGAGCACCCGCAGCCCTATTGCGCGTTTATTGCGCGGAGACAAGAAAGGCCCGGTAAAAACCGGGCCTGACCTGCGTCGAAAGGTGGTGCGCGATACTGGGATTGAACCAGTGACCTCTTCCGTGTCAGGGAAGCGCTCTCCCGCTGAGCTAATCGCGCCGGGTGACTCTGGTGGAGGTGGAGACGGGAATCGAACCCGTGTGCACGGCTTTGCAGGCCGTTGCCTCACCACTCGGCCACTCCACCATGGGGTTGATGCCTCTACACCCTCGAGCGGATGACGGGATTCGAACCCGCGACCCTCACCTTGGCAAGGTGATGCGCTACCAACTGCGCTACATCCGCGTGCTACGAGCGAGATCGTCGCTCGTTGCGAGGCATGACACTAATGCACCTACCTCAGCAGACACAAATCCCTTGCTCGATAGGGGTGTCGGGCCGACGAACAGCCTCAGAACAGCTCGTATGCCTGCCGCGAAATCGTGAACCCGCCGCCGGTCCGGGTGTCGCGACAGGTGACGCCGGTCTCCTGGCTGGTGCACTGCATCGGGCCGGCCGCGACGCTCCGGCCGAAGGCCAGCGGCGCACCGGCGTGCAGCGCGGTGTCACCGGCGCACACGAACGCCGGCGGATCGCCGTCACCGAAGGCGATGCCCTGGCCGTAGTCGAACTCGCAGCCGGCCGGCCGCGGTGGCGGTGCCCAGTCGCGTTCGGCGATATCGCAACGCACATAGTCCTCGGCGACGTAGCAGCCGATATTGCCGCTCGGTGAGCTGAACCCGATCAGAGGTTCGGCCTGGGCGGGGGCGGCCAGCACCGCAGCCGCCACCGCACCCACGCACAGGTACGGGATCATCAGCTCAGACCGTCAGCACCATGCGGTAGCGCGCCCGGCCCTCATCCATGGCCGCATACGCCTCGGCAGCCTGCGCCAGGGGCAGCTCCTGCACCCGGGCCCGGACCCCGGACTGGACCGCGAACTGCATTGTCTCCTCGACGTCGCGGGCGGTGCCCGACGGGTGCCCGGTGACGCTGAGGCCGGGGGTGATGAGCTGCATCGGGCTGATCGGCAGGGGGTCAGGGGTCACTCCCACCACGATCAGCTCACCGCGGGGCAGCAGGCCACCCACGGTATCGGCCATGGCCTGGGAGTTGGCTGCCGTGGCCAGCACCACCGACACTCCGCCGAGGGCCTGCAGCGCCTCGGCGACATCGCCCGCGGTGGAGTCGACGTAGTGGTGGGCGCCGAGGTCCCGCGCGTCGGCGGCCTTGTCGGCGCCGCGTGCCACGGCGACGGTCTCGAAGCCCATGGCGCGGGCGAACTGCACACCCAGATGCCCGAGCCCACCGACGCCGAGCACCGCCACCCGGTCACCCGGGTGGGCCCTGGTCTCGCGCAGCCCGTGGAACACCGTCACGCCGGCACAGCTCATCGGGGCGGCTTCGACGAACGACAGTCCGTCGGGGATCCGCGCCAGCGCATTGGCCGGGGCGGTGACGGATTCGGCGTAGCCGCCGGGGTAGTGCCAACTGGGCACCTGACCGTTGGCGCAGTGGATGAAATCGCCTTTGTGGCACGACACGCAGCGCCCGCAGTGCCCGCCGAACCACCCGACGGCCACCCGGTCGCCCACCGCGAAATCCTGCACCCCGTCGCCGACCTCGGCGACGGTGCCGGCAATCTCATGGCCGGGAGTCAGCGGCCAGGTCAGGCCGGGAAAGGCGCCGTTGACGAAAGCGTGGTCGGTGCCGCAGACACCGCAGGCCGACACCGCGATGCGCACGTGGTCACGCGGTGGCGGGCTGGTGTCGACCTCGGCCAGCTCCAGCGCTGCGCCGGCTGATGCGACGTGTACCGCCTTGTGACGTGCCATTCTGTGCCTCCCTGTCGAACCCGGTGCTGATATGCACTTCCATGTCTACTCGTGCATATGGGTCTCGCGCGGTGAGTAGCGTGGCATTCGACAGGGCATTGTCAGCGGGAGGTGCGTGATGACCACAGCTATCGTCATCGGACTGGTCGCCTTCGTGGGCGTGGCCCTGGTGGTCAGTCAGCTGGTCCGGATGAAGGACTGGCTGAAGAAGTCGCCGCCGCTGCCCCCGCCCATCGAGTTCCCGGACGACGAGAAGTGACGCCAAAAAGCCTGTGACTCAGCGTTGTTGGCGCCGCTTGCGATGGCGTCGGCGCAACCAGGTGACCACGACGAAAATGCCGGTGAAGAGCCAGATCATGGTCGGTCCACCCGCTTCGGTGGAGTAATCGTCGTCTGCGACGACCTCCGCGGACGACCCGTCGGGGCCGGGCTGGGTACTGGTGTCGGGCTCGTCGGTGGTCACAGAAGTGTCGATGCTCATGGTCCTGTCGAAACGTTCAGGGCCATCCGGGTGACGGCCGCAACGGCCGCCGGTGAACAGTGTCGGGCAGACCGCGTGTTACCGCCGAGTATAGAGGCCCGTCGAACCGGCTGACCGGGCCGCGGACACGAGCGCTGAGCTGCGGATTCAGGGACGACGCGGGGCGCATGCTAATGTTCCTGCTCGTCTCACGGTCTCGTAGCTCAGTGGGAGAGCGTCCGCCTCACACGCGGAAGGTCGCTGGTTCGAACCCAGCCGGGACCACCACGATCTCCACCATCTGGTCCGGCGATCACGTTTCGTGTTCGCGCGCAAGGTCTCAGCAGAGTGACGTTCGGCCGAATCCGTCTGAAGTACGTATCGACTGGGTAGATGAGTTGCATGACGCCGCCGCCGCATTCCACCGACGAATTGGTGCGCGCTGGTCCCGCCGATGCGCGTACCGCGTCGGTTCTGCGAGATGATCTGCAGACTTGGCTCAGCCAGGCGGTCCGCGTCACCCCCATCCTGCTGAGCGATATCGTCACCAGCGTGTACGAGGCGTTGGCCAACTGCGTGGACCACGCCTACGCCCGTCGGGTCGAGGACGGAACGATGTCCATGCACGCGGTCTACGATCCTGGCGGCCAACGGATCTGCGTCTCGATCAGCGACGGTGGCACGTGGCGTGAGCCGCCGCCGTCCGATCCCCTGGACACCCGTGGCCGCGGCCTGGCCCTGATGCGGGCGTTGGCCAACCGGTGCACGATCGTGGGGCGGCCCACCGGTACCACGGTGGAACTGCTTTTCGAGATGGCTATGTCCCGGGTGTGAGTCAGGTGTTGGTCACCGTATTGTCACCACGTCGCGCTGGCGCGACTGGGAAGATCTTTCCGTCAGGCTGCGCCCACCGGGCCTGTGTCGACTGATTCGAGGGTGCGTGATGTCGGAGGAGCCCACGTCGAGCGGTATCGCCGACGACGCGCGGCAGCGCGCCGTTGACCGCTACCGCGTCCTCGACGTTCCACCGGAGCGGGTCTTCGACCGGATCGCCGCACTGGCGGCCCGGGCCTATGACGCGCCGATGGCCAAGGTTTCGATGGTGGACCGCGATCGCATCTGGTTCATGGGCATGCACGGTTTGGACCCGCAGGCCAGGCAGGTGCCGCTGCGGGACGGCCTGTGCGCCGCGGTCATCACCGACACGATTCCGCACGTCATGGGCGACGCGCGCACCGACCCGGCGACAGCGGACAATTCGTTCGTCGTTGCACACGACGTGCGCTTCTACGCGTGTGTGCCCATCACCACGACAGACGGACACCGCCTCGGCACGGTCACGGTGCTGGATTCGCGCCCTCGTGACGCCGATGGCCTGGACCTCGCGGTGCTCCACGACCTGTCCGCGATCGTGATGGAGCAGCTGGAGTGGCGGCTGCTCTCACTGGACGCGGTACTCGACGAACGCAAGCTGCGCGACACGGCCCAGTCCGACCGCGACGAAGCGGTCCGCGACCGCAATATCGCCGAGCGCGAACGCGACATCATCCAGGAGTTCGCCACCGCTCTCCAGCAGACTCTGCTGCCGCCGATGCTGCCCGAGATCGCCGGACTGGAATTGGCCTGCCACTATCACCCGGCCTCCGCGCGTCAGGTGGGCGGCGATTTTTACGACGTCTTCGCGCTCGGAGGAAACCGCTGGGCATTCTTCATCGGTGACGTCGAAGGTCACGGTGTCGGTGCCGCGGTGGCCACGTCGTTGATCCGGTACACGCTGCGCGCATCTGCCCTGCACAATGACGACCCCACCACAACGCTGGCCGAACTGAACCGGGTTCTGCTGCGGGAGAACCAGCCGCGACGGTTCTGTACGGTGCTGTTCGGCACCCTGCAGCCACACCCTGACGGCGACGGGTTCCTGGTCACCATCGCCACGGGTGGACACCCCCCGGCGCTGTTGGTCGACGCGCGCCATGGGGGAGTGCAGCCGGTGCGGTCGCGCGGCGGGATGCTGGTGGGTGCCCTGGCGTCGGCGACGTTCGACGTGTGCACCGCGCACTTACGGCCCGGTCAGACGCTGCTGTTCTACACCGACGGCATCATCGAAGCCCGGCGCGGCGAGAACCCGTTCGACGAGAGCAGTCTGGCGACCTATCTGGGCGAACGCGCAGACCTCGGCGCCGGCGGGCTGGTGGCCGACCTGGCCACGCTGATCCCCAAGCTGGAGCCGGAAGACGATGTGGCGCTGCTGGCCTTCGGCATCCGAAAGTCGCCCGTGTAGGTTTCGAACAGGTGTGCGACGGGCATCCCGGTGCCATGGCTACCGAAGAGAACCAGGCACCCAACGAGACCGCAGAGAAGGACCCGCAGAACTGGGTCACCGGTGACGAGCCCATGACCGGCCCGCAACGTAGTTATCTGAACACCCTGGCCCAGGAAGCCGGGCGCGAGGTCCCTGACGACATGACCAAGGCCCAGGCCTCCGAATTGATCGACACCCTCCAGAACGAGACCGGTAGGGGCGCGTCGTGATCCGCCGCTGCGCGTGACCCATCCGTGAACCCCAGCCGGTCGGACGGTTGACCCGACCGGTTGTGGGTAGCCGAGGTGGAGTCTCGTCCGTGACGGGGCGACCAATCTGGCGATCGGGTGGAGGATCGAGCGTGACGACACGACAGGGGCGGACGACCGACCAGTGCTGTGCGGGGTTGACGGACCGGTTCTGGCCCCCGACGGCTGTGAGCAGGTTTGTGGCCGTGGGCCCCGGAATGTAGGCGTGCGGGCGCCGCTAGACGTTCTGGAGGACTCCCATCAACAGTCGCGATGTCGAGAAGCGTTGGCATGATCCGGAGGCATTCCGGCATGCCGTGATCTACGTCGCGGTGGTGATCGTTCTGGCCACTGTGGCGTTCGCCGTCTACACCATCGGCGATCGGAATTCGTTGCCGAAAGCCGTTGCCACCCCGGCGGTTCTGTTCGTCGGAGCCGTGGTGGCGCTGATCAAGACCTACCGCGACTGGCGGGCTGAACGCACATGGCCCATCTGGCAGGGCGCCGGCTGGTTCCTGCTGGCGCTGAGCCTCCTGACTCTCGGCGTCCCCGCCATGGGGATGCTGGGTTGATGTACGACACCACCGTGAAGGAGATGCGATATGGCCAACTATCGGGTGCTTGATCCCACCGGGGACATCGTCGCCACCAAGGAGATCAGCGGCGCCGAGGACGCGCATGCCTGGTTCGTCGACCAGAAGGCCGACAATTCGGAGTTGGGTTGGCGGATGGAGGTCGAGCACGACGGGCAGTGGTCGTTCTTCGATGACACCGAGGGCAGCTCGAGCTGAGCCCCCTCGCACGAGAGCGCCGACATCGCGAGGATGTCGGCGCTCTCGTGTCTGTACTGGGTCAGCTGCGCGACAGTGCGTCGCGGGCCCGGTCGATCAGCGACGCGAACGGCCCCGCGGCGAAGTTGGCGACCGCCGATTCCACCCCCGGGTGTGGATGAGTGGGTGCGATCCGTTCGGCGGCCTGCACGGCAAGCGTCATCTGGGCACGCTCGTCGGCATCGAGTTCGTCCTGGAGCCGGATGAATTCCTCGGTCTCCTCCTTTTCAGCGTGTGCCAGCACGTCCTGCTGCAGACGGATCAGCGCTTTGCTGAACTCGGCGGTTCCGAATTCGAGTTTCTCGATTTCCGCGAGCGCGATTTTCGAGTCATGTTCTTCATGCAGACGCTCGTCGACAATGGCCGAACCGCCGTCGACCTTCCGGCGGACCCGCGGGTGCACCATCATCTCCTCGGCCGTCTCGTGCACTGCCAGCAGCGCGCGCAGCTGGTTGAACGCTTTCTCCTGGGAGTCGGCGTCGGGGGCGTCAAGGGTGTCGGTGAACAACTGCCTGAGGGTCTGATGCTGGGCCTTCAGGTAGTCGACGACGTCACTGCTGTTCGAGATCGTCGGCGTAGACGGGGTAGACGCTGCGGACACGGAGTACCTCCACACATTGCACGGGTATGCCGATCGACGCGAGGGCTGTGCGCCGTCGCGAACGGCCTACCCGGGAGGTGGAGGGGCGAAACTCGATGGAAGGCAGGCGTCAGCTGAGAGGTTCGATGCCGTCGTCGTCGAGGAAGGCCATGGTGCCGTCATCAAGGGCCACCGCCCAGCGCCGCGATTTGGCTGTCTGCTGCGCATCCACGACCACCTCGACGCCGGCGAGGTCACCGAAGTCCTCGACAATGCGACCGGTGAGGTGCGCGTCATCAGTGGTGCGCACTGCGGTGCCGACTTCGAACTTGCCCGGACTCATGGATGTAATTAAATACCCCATTTGCCTCCAACGGGTAATTACGCGATTTGTGGTTGCCGACGGCGGGGCGCCGCCTCCCGCATCTCTCGGCACAGCGACCACAGCGAAGAGAACAGGCCGCGTCACGAGACCCCGGTGCCGGCCGGTGGTGACGGAGCGTCGGTACCGGTGCAGACATCGATACGGCGAAGGGGCCCGGTGAGCGTCACCGAGATGGTGTTCCCTCCGGGGCTGGCGCTCGACGACATGCAGCGGTCGACGACGTGCAGCACCAGATGTACCAGGCGGGGGAGGCCATATACACCGACGACGTTTTTGCGGTGGTGGGTCGTTCGGCGAGGAGTCCGCACTCGATCACGGCCCACGCACGTTGTGTGCGGTGACGCCTACCCAGGCGAAGGTCATCGACATTCCACGGCAGGTGTTGCGGTCCTGGCCGGCCGCGGATCCGGGAAACCTGCTCGGCCTGGCCCGTATTCAGACCGACGGCTCGTCGATGAGCTCATTGCCGGGGTTTGGGGCAGACCCTGCTGCTTGTGGACCGGGGCGGACGCACCCGGTTGTCAGTCAGTGCGATCGAGTAGCGGTGACAGTGGTTGTCGCACTGCAGAGTCCATCACCCGTCGCACGCAACGACTGGGTGTCACCGACAGCGCGACCTCCGCGGCGACGCAGCGCTCGGCGAGGATGCACAATGCGGAATAGCCGGCACTGGAGAAGAATTCAACATCTGAAAGGTCCAGCTCCAGGCTGTGGCACAGCAGCACCTTCATCAACACGCCGTCGAGGAAGGCATCGGCATT from Mycolicibacterium tokaiense includes the following:
- a CDS encoding zinc finger domain-containing protein, producing MAVPCPTCTATAGEPCRAVRSRRRSERYHEARMKAYNPRYKTENRALCCICGHLRTISYKRTFRYDDPAATRRRTTDSPVGTGE
- a CDS encoding DUF6636 domain-containing protein, translating into MIPYLCVGAVAAAVLAAPAQAEPLIGFSSPSGNIGCYVAEDYVRCDIAERDWAPPPRPAGCEFDYGQGIAFGDGDPPAFVCAGDTALHAGAPLAFGRSVAAGPMQCTSQETGVTCRDTRTGGGFTISRQAYELF
- a CDS encoding alcohol dehydrogenase catalytic domain-containing protein, whose amino-acid sequence is MARHKAVHVASAGAALELAEVDTSPPPRDHVRIAVSACGVCGTDHAFVNGAFPGLTWPLTPGHEIAGTVAEVGDGVQDFAVGDRVAVGWFGGHCGRCVSCHKGDFIHCANGQVPSWHYPGGYAESVTAPANALARIPDGLSFVEAAPMSCAGVTVFHGLRETRAHPGDRVAVLGVGGLGHLGVQFARAMGFETVAVARGADKAADARDLGAHHYVDSTAGDVAEALQALGGVSVVLATAANSQAMADTVGGLLPRGELIVVGVTPDPLPISPMQLITPGLSVTGHPSGTARDVEETMQFAVQSGVRARVQELPLAQAAEAYAAMDEGRARYRMVLTV
- a CDS encoding ATP-binding protein — protein: MTPPPHSTDELVRAGPADARTASVLRDDLQTWLSQAVRVTPILLSDIVTSVYEALANCVDHAYARRVEDGTMSMHAVYDPGGQRICVSISDGGTWREPPPSDPLDTRGRGLALMRALANRCTIVGRPTGTTVELLFEMAMSRV
- a CDS encoding PP2C family protein-serine/threonine phosphatase, which produces MSEEPTSSGIADDARQRAVDRYRVLDVPPERVFDRIAALAARAYDAPMAKVSMVDRDRIWFMGMHGLDPQARQVPLRDGLCAAVITDTIPHVMGDARTDPATADNSFVVAHDVRFYACVPITTTDGHRLGTVTVLDSRPRDADGLDLAVLHDLSAIVMEQLEWRLLSLDAVLDERKLRDTAQSDRDEAVRDRNIAERERDIIQEFATALQQTLLPPMLPEIAGLELACHYHPASARQVGGDFYDVFALGGNRWAFFIGDVEGHGVGAAVATSLIRYTLRASALHNDDPTTTLAELNRVLLRENQPRRFCTVLFGTLQPHPDGDGFLVTIATGGHPPALLVDARHGGVQPVRSRGGMLVGALASATFDVCTAHLRPGQTLLFYTDGIIEARRGENPFDESSLATYLGERADLGAGGLVADLATLIPKLEPEDDVALLAFGIRKSPV
- a CDS encoding DUF3072 domain-containing protein gives rise to the protein MATEENQAPNETAEKDPQNWVTGDEPMTGPQRSYLNTLAQEAGREVPDDMTKAQASELIDTLQNETGRGAS
- a CDS encoding hemerythrin domain-containing protein; this translates as MSAASTPSTPTISNSSDVVDYLKAQHQTLRQLFTDTLDAPDADSQEKAFNQLRALLAVHETAEEMMVHPRVRRKVDGGSAIVDERLHEEHDSKIALAEIEKLEFGTAEFSKALIRLQQDVLAHAEKEETEEFIRLQDELDADERAQMTLAVQAAERIAPTHPHPGVESAVANFAAGPFASLIDRARDALSRS
- a CDS encoding STAS domain-containing protein; protein product: MNEDVVSNTSGSARARTLTMKRAAHPGQPATVHQLRCTTEWVTPTHAVMTVLGDIDAANADAFLDGVLMKVLLCHSLELDLSDVEFFSSAGYSALCILAERCVAAEVALSVTPSRCVRRVMDSAVRQPLSPLLDRTD